CCGCGCTGGCTGGTGCTCAACAAAATCGACGTGCTGAATGAGTCAGATCGTGCCCAAGCCTTGGCGTTGGCTCAGACACTGGCGCAGCGGGTCTTTACAATATCAGCTGCAACGCGAGAAGGCGTGCCTGACTTGCTCAATCATATTGCGAGTTGGCTGCAAGACCTCCGCGCCGAAGACGCCGCGCCAGATCCGGACGCGCCCGCGCCAGAGCCCCCGCATACCGGGGATCCGCGCGAGGCTTAAGCCTCATAAGGAGAGCATATGAACGAATTATGGGTGATTAAACTCGGCTCATCGCTGATTACCCAACATGGACGTTGTTTAGATCGCGATTGGATCGCGCAAATGGCGGCACAAATCTCTCAGCTCCACTCGCGTGGCATAGGTGCTGTGGTGGTGAGCTCGGGTGCGGTCGCCGCCGGCTTGCAGGCTTTGCAAATGGATGGGCGACCAGAGGAGCTGGAAGAGCTGCAAGGCGCCGCTGCCGTGGGCCAGCCTCTGGTGATGCAAGCTTGGTCTCAGGCTCTGCGAGACAATGGTCTGCGCGTCGCGCAAATTCTGCTCAGCCACGACGATGCCCGGCTGCGTGAGCGCTATTTGAATTTGCGCGCCATGGTTCGCCGCCTGGTCGAGTATGGAGTGATACCGATCATTAACGAAAATGACTCGGTATGTACGGACGAAATCAAGTTTGGAGACAACGATCGCCTTGCGGCCATGGTTGCCGACCTTGCGGGCGCCCAGCGTTTGGTATTAGCCACAGATCAATGGGGTTTGCTCACTGCGGATCCGCGCAAAGACCCGGCTGCACGCCGCATTACCCGCGCTGATGCTGGCGACGCCCGCCTGGATGCGATGGCCGGCGACGGCGGCAAACTGGGGCAGGGCGGTATGCGCACCAAGCTGGATGCGGCGCGGCGCTCGGCCCGGAGTGGGGTCAACACCTGGATTGTGCATGGGCGCCAACCGAATCTTTTGCCAGGATTGGTGGACGGCGTGGTTCCAGGAACGGAGCTTTTGGCGCCCACCGGTGACGGTGTGTGGAACGCACGTCGGCGCTGGTTGGGTACAGCCTTGCACGTCGAGGGCGATGTCATCATCGATGCTGGTGCGGCTAAGGTGTTGAGTACCGGCGAGGCTAGCTTGCTTCCTGTTGGTGTCGTAGATGTGCGCGGTGAGTTCTTGTCCGGGGACTTGGTGCGCTGCTTGGATCCAGAAGGTCATGAGGTGGCGCGCGGGCTTATCAATTATGCCGCCGCCGATATGCTGCGCTTATGCGGTGCCAAGGGTCATGAGATCGAAGCGCGACTGGGCCGTGAAGGCGATGCTGAGGTTATTCACCGCGACAACCTACTCATTTCTGGTGGCGATTTAGGCTAGAAGTCTACAGCTCGCGGGGTGATCTGTACTGAACGTCTAGCGCGTAAGGCTGAGGTCGCTACTACCAGTGTTATTGCAGCCGGCCCATCCTCATGATCTGCGCTGAGTGCGTCTTAGCGCGGCTGTGTCTCTTTGCAGTGCTAACGAGCGCTTGGCGAGAGTGTGTACAGGCGAGATCTCGGCTGGTCTGCTTGGCGTGGTGCACTTCCCGCAAAGTAGACAGCCAAAAAAAAGGCCGCAAACAGCGGCCTTTTTTAATCTGTGGCGTATTACGCGCGGTTTAGCCCAGGGCTTTAATCGCTGCGCGTAAACGGCTCTTGGTGCGCGATGCGAAGTTTTTGTGCACCAGACCACGACTAGCGTAACGGTCAAGAACGGGCTCGCACTTGGCAAATGCATCCTGCGCTGCGGCCTTGTCGCCTGAATTCAGGGCGGCGCGCACAGTTTTGATCAAAGTCCGGTAGCGAGACCGCTGCGCAGAGTTGCGTTGGCGACGGTCTTCGGCCTGACGGGCACGTTTTTTAGCTTGGGGAGAATTTGCCACGGGTTAGGCATCCGAATCATTCATGAAGCCTTCGAATTCTAGGGGATAATTAGAACGTGTCAAGATGTCTGTAAAACTCCGCTCGGGATATTCGTGCGCCAAAGCCTTCTTCGTTCCACTGTTGTTGTCAGTGCCGCCACCTTGCTGTCGCGGATTTTAGGTTTTGTCCGTGATGTGATGCTAGCGGTGTGGTTCGGTGCAGGACCGGCTATGGATGCCTTCCTGGTGGCGTTCAAGATCCCCAACTTCCTGCGCAGGCTCTTTGCCGAAGGGGCCTTTTCGCAAGCCTTCGTACCGGTGCTGGCGCAGACCCGGCAAGAGGAGGGAACTGAGGGCGTGCGCAGTTTGGTGGCGCGGAGCTTGGGCTTATTGGCCACTGTGCTCGCCGTGCTCAGCATATTCGCGGTCGCAGCTGCGCCCTGGGTCATAGCCGTCTTTGCGCCGGGGTTTGCTGCTGAGGATGGGCGCGCGGAGTTAGCGGCAGAGTTACTTCGGCTGACCTTTCCTTATCTGCTCTTCATTTCGCTTGTGGCCTTGGCGTCCGCGGTATTGCAGACCTGGGAGCGCTTTGCTTGGCCAGCATTAGCACCAGTGGCGCTGAACATTTGTTTGATCGGCTTTGGTGCCTGGGGGGTATACGCCTGGGAGCGGCCCATCATGGCTTTGGCTTGGGGCGTGTTTTCGGCTGGGGCGGCGCAGCTCATTCTGGTAGCCCTACCACTTCATCGCATGGGCTTGCTGGCCTGGCCGCAATGGCGTCCTCGCGATGCTAAGGTTCGGCGTATTTTGCGCTTGATGGCCCCGATCGTTTTTGCGTCCAGTGTTGCGCAGTTGGCACTTTTGTTGGACAGCATCCTCGCCTCGATACTGGCCGTTGGCAGCGTGAGTTGGCTGTACTACGCAGATCGGCTGATGGAGCTTCCCTTAGGCGTGTTCGCCATTGCCATTAGCACCGTGCTCTTGCCCGGATTGGCGCGGGCCCATGCTCAGCAGAACCATGCGCTGGCGGCGCGCCACTTGGCCTGGGCCGTGCAGTGGAGTGCTCTCATCGTGGTTCCTGCAGCGATTGCCTTGGCGGTACTGGCCGAGGTCTTAGTTGTAGGACTATTTGCCTATGGAGAGTTTTCGGCAGTCGATGCACACATGACTTCGGCGGCACTGCGCGCTTATGCCCTGGGTCTGTTGGGCTTTAGCGGGGTGAAGGTTCTTTTTCCCGCATATTCGTCACGCCAGGACACGCGAACACCGGTGCGTATTGGAATTATCGCTTTGAGCGTTGGCATGCTTTTCAACGTGGTGGCCGTGCTCTGGGCGCTGCGCAATCAATGGGAGCACGCGCATGTGTTGTTGGCGCTGGGGACCTCCGTGGCGGCTTGTCTGAATGCGACGATGTTGTGGCGTAAGCTGCCTGCAGGTCTCAAAGCCAGTGTGCACGGGGCTATGATTTGGCGTCCGCTAGTCGCGGGAGCGGGAATGGGGGTGCTGCTGTGGGCGTCGCTACCCGGGTCAGAGTTTTGGTGGCAGACGGGCCTGTGGACGCGGGTGCTGTGGTTATCCGGGCTCATTCTTGTGGGATTATTGAGTTATGCGATGTTGAGTTTGCTGCTGGGTTTGCGCCTGCATCATCTGCGTAGCCGGGAGGCCTTGTAATGCGGGTGTTTGCCGGGTGGAGACGCCTACGTGAGGATATACAGCCAACCGCGCTGACCTTGGGGAATTTCGATGGCGTCCATCGGGGGCACCAACAGCTGATACAACGGGTTTCAGTGCTGGCGGCGCAACGCAATTTGCGTTCGACTGTGGTGACTTTTGAGCCTCTGCCACGCGAATACTTCGGTCCTCGTCAGGCTCCGCCTCGCTTGTACAGCTTGGCGCAAAAGCTTCAGGCATTGCGGGACGTCGGAGCGGAGCAAGTCGTGGTTTTGCCCTTTGATGCTCGCCTGGCAGCGACCGACGCGGACAGTTTCGTGCAGCGTTTGATCTGTGCCGACCTCAAGGCCAGAGCTTTGGTAATTGGCGATGATTGGCGCTTTGGTAAGGGGCGGCGTGGAGATTTCGCGCTGTTATCACGCTATGCGGAGACTGGGGCATTTGCCCTTGAGCGTGCCCCGACCTTTAGCCTTGAAGGCGATCGAGTGAGTAGCACTCGAATTCGCTCTGTGCTTGCCCAAGGAGACGCTCTGTTGGCTCATCGCTTATTGGGGCGCCCTTACGCGGTGCGTGGTCGTGTGGTTCGCGGGGCCCAGTTGGGGACTCAGTTAGGAACACCTACGGCCAATGTGGTGACTCGGTTTGAGGTGCCTTTGCGTTGGGGGGTCTATTGCGCGTGGTTGAATGGTACCCCTGCCATTGCGAACTTCGGTTGTAGGCCCACAGTGGACGGGGCAGCGCCCTTGCTAGAGGTCCACCTGCTGAGGGATGGCCGTGACCTGTACAATTCCAGGGTCGAAGTGACCTTTGGCGCGTACCTACGCGCCGAACAGAGCTTTTCCGGGCTAGACGCGCTCAAGGCTCAAATCCATCAGGATGTGGAGCAGGCGCGTCACTGGCATCAAACCCACTCAGCTGAATCCTGATCGCGTGCGCAGTCTCTCCAACGTTTACGGCTTATGGCTCTCCTTAGTGATTCTGATTGTGGATCAGGTCACCAAACAGTGGGTGCATCTGGGGGTGGATTGGTACGAGCGCATCCCGGTGTTGCCATTTCTCAATATCACGCATTTGCGCAATACCGGAGCCGCATTTTCCTCCTTTGCCAACTTGCCACCCTGGTTTTTCGTCAGCTTGGCGGTGGCCGTATCCTTGGGAATGATGGTGTGGCTGCGTCGGAACGCTTTTGGTCAGCGCTTGGTGGCATTGGCGTTCTGCCTCATCATCGGCGGTGCTTTGGGCAATGTGATCGATCGTGTGCGGCACGGCTACGTGGTTGACTTCATCGATTTCTACATTGGCGATTGGCATTTTGCCGCCTTCAATGTGGCCGATATGGCCATCTCAGTTGGAGCCTTTTTCCTGGTCGTAGACATGCTGCTGGAATGGCGACGTGGTAGCCAGGGGTCGCGTGTATGAAGATTTTGCTCGCAAATCCGCGCGGTTTTTGCGCTGGTGTTGATCGCGCCATTGAAATCGTGGAGCGCGCTTTAGACCGGTTGCCGCCACCCGTATATGTACGCCATGAAGTGGTGCATAACCGCTTTGTGGTCGATGGCCTCAAAGCTAAGGGCGCCATTTTTGTGGAAGAGGTGGCCGACATCCCCGCTGGCGCTATCTGCATTTTTTCCGCGCATGGCGTGAGTCAGGCCGTGCGGGAGCAGGCGCGCGAACGAGGTTGCACCGTGATTGACGCGACCTGCCCGCTGGTCACTAAAGTGCATGTGGAAGTGGTGCGTTATGCCCGTGAGGGCCGGGACGTGGTCCTGATTGGACATGCCGGACATCCCGAGGTTGAAGGCACCATGGGCCAGTTTGATAACAGCTTTGGGGGGCGCATCCATCTCGTAGAAAGCCCGGAAGACGTGGCCAAGCTGCAACCTCAGCGCCCCGAGCACATGGCCTATGTGACCCAAACCACGCTGTCTATGGACGACACCGCCGTGGTGATTGAGGCCTTGCGTCAGCACTTTCCGCAGATCAAGGGGCCGCGCAAAGACGACATTTGTTACGCCACACAAAACCGTCAGGATGCGGTGCGAGAGCTCGCAAGTCATTGCGATTTGGTGTTGGTGGTGGGGTCTAAAAACTCCAGCAACTCCAATCGCTTATCCGAACTCGCCCGCAATTGTGGCACCCAGGCTTACCTCATCGATGGGGCCGATGACATCGACCCCAGTTGGCTAGAAAACGTCGATAAGGTGGGTGTCACGGCAGGAGCTTCGGCACCTGAAATTTTGGTGCAGCGGGTGATCGACCGCCTGCGCTCCCTTGGCGGAGAAACCGTCCAAGAACGGGAAGGCGTGGAGGAAACCATTACCTTTGCGCTGCCATCTCTATTGCGCGATCCTGCATGACCCAGGCTTTAGCGGCCGATCTGATTGTGATCGGCGGTGGCGTACTAGGCCTGAGTGTGGCGTGGCGAGCGCAGCAGCGCGGTCTGCGCGTTTGCGTAGTAGATGCTTCGATGGGTGCCCCCAGCGCGACGCCATCGTCAGCTGGCGTGCTTTGGCCCCTAGAGCCCCTGGCGGCAGATAGTCCTTTCCGCCGCTGGGTGCAGCAATCCTTAGCGCTTTACCCCGCTTTTCTGAGTAGCCTTACGCAAGCCCCACAGGCCGACTGCGGCTTCGTCCGCCCTGGGCTGTTGCGCTTTGATGCGCAGCCGGACGCGCTAGAGTTGGGGGAAGAATGGGCGGCGCCGTCTTGGCCCGGTCAAATTGCGCCGGTGGAGGGGGCTTGGGTTGCGCATGCAGCGCGAATCGACCCGCCCAAGCTATTGAGCTGTTTGCGTCGCAATTTGCGCGAGGCCGGAGTGAACATACTGCCGGAGCGCGCGCTGGAGCTCAGGGATGAGGGTGAGGTACTCACGGCCTCCAGTCGGCTGCGCGCGGCACATGTGGTGATGGCGACTGGAGCCTGGCCCATGCGCAACGCAGGCGACTTAAGTCCTGTGGCTGGGCAGATGCAGCATCTCCGGCCACAGACGCCGTATCAGGGTCCTATGCTCGTGGACGGTGATGCGTATTTGGTGCCCTTGCCAAGCGGAGATGTGCTCTTGGGCGCAACCCTGGAACAGCGGGGATATGCAGCCAAAGTCACCGAGGTGGCCAAAGACTGGCTACAACAGCGGCTGTCGTCATTTGCTGAGCACCTCGGGCCAAGTCATGTGCAATGGCAATGGTTGGGGTTACGCCCGTGCTACGCGCAGGGACAGCGCCCCCTCATTGGTCAGCTGGAGCCAGGGTCCAGGCTGGCTTGGGCCAGCGGGGCCTACCGACTAGGAATGACGATTGCCCCCGCGGTGGCGGAGCAGGTTAGTGCCTGGGCAGCATCGGAGCCTGCAGCGCTACCGCTTATCGAGGAATAACTGCCGTTTATCGCCACATGCTTGGCGGAGGTACAAGCAGGCGAGAAGATGCAGGCTCCATTTCTTGCGAGGTGATGTTGCGTGATCACCGCCAGCCGCTCTGCGCATCAAGGCCTGACATTGATTGAACTTCTGGTGGTCATGGCCATGGTGGCTATCACCACCACCGTGGCTGTTCCGTCCTTCCAGAATTTCATTCAAAACAATCGCTTGGTCACGGTTGCCAATGAGTTGGTATCCAGCCTGACCTTAGCCCGCTCCATGGCTATCAGCCAGCGTGCGCCGAGCATTGTGTGTCGTAGCGCGAATGCCACGGCGCAAGCGCCAGCCTGTGGTGGGGACGGTCGCTGGGAGGATGGCTGGATCGTGTTTAGCGACCTCAACGGTGACAACGCCTTTAACGCAGCCAATGAGCCCTTGTGGCAGCAGCGGGGGGCGGCGCCAGCATTAGTTGAAATTGGGGCCGGCGCTAACCTCGACCCGATGGTGCGCTTTGCTCCCATCGGTACGGCTCCAGGGTTTAACGGCACCTTTTCCGTATGTGATGACCGCAAAGGGGAAGCACGCCATGCCAACCGTATGCGCGAGATCGTTGTCTCTATCGTCGGTCGTGTGCGGGTCGTGGATGGCGATGGAGGGACCGCATGTCCAGAGTGAATAATCCAATGGCGAGTCCTCAGAGCAATGTGGTCTACAGCCAACAACGAGGGGTCAGCCTAATCGAGGTGCTAGTGGCCCTGGTGGTTCTCAGCGTAGGCTTTGTAGGCTACGCCGGGCTGCAAATGATTGGGGTGCGCACGGCCAGCGATGCCTTACTGCGGACGCAGGCTATTGGCTTGGCTGAAAACATGGTTGAGCGTATGCACGCCAACCGTTCTGCGATTAACGATGTAGAGGTCAACGGTGGCAATAGCCTATACGCCGGTATTCGTTCGGCCAACATCAATTGCGCCGCGCCGCCCTTGAATTGCGACCGTATGGGCGATGGCACCGCCGCTTCTATGTGTAATGTTCCGGAACTGGTGGCTTGGGATGCTTTTACCGTGTACTGCGGTTTCCCGGCGGCCAATGGCGAAACCATGGGAGGAATTCAGGACACCCTCCCCGATGGCGCGCTGGCTGTAGATTGCATTGGAGCCGGTGGTGCTTGTTTGCCCGGCTCTGCTCATCAGGTCACCGTGAGCTGGGAGGAACTGGAGTCTGATGGTGATGCCAACGCCGACCAAGACGGCGATGGAGACAAATTGATGCAAACCCGTCAAGTCCAGCTGCAGGTGGTGCCATGAGGGAGTCAACGCAGCAGGGTTTAACGCTCACCGAACTGCTCATTGCGATGGCGCTGGGGTCGGTGTTAGTGCTTGGAGTGGTTCAGGTCTTTATGTCAGGTAAGGCCTCCTACACCGTGCAGGAGTCGCTGGCCAGGCTGCAGGACAATGGCCGCTACGCAGACTTTTTCTTGGAGCGTACTCTGCGTCAGGCTGGGCGCCCGCAGGAACGCGTGCCCACCAATAATTTTCAGCCGGTGGACTTCCGCCCAGATGGCAGTGGGGAGCCGGCTACTCGCGACGGTGGCGCCAACGGAAACGGGCCCGATGTGGTCACCGTCATGTATCGCTCGAATACCAATTGCTTAGGCAACAATACCAATTATGGTGCGCAAAGCATGGTCGATGCGGAAGGCGCTCTGTATGCGCGCGACCAGTTCTTTCTCGATGACGAGAATCCACCAAACCTGCGCTGCGTCGGTCTTGGAGCGAATGGGCTACCCACACCAGGCAACAATCAGCCGGTGGTGGAGGGCGTGGAAGATTTCCAGCTGCTGTACGGCGTTGATGTGGATGGCGATGGTCAACCTAACCAATATCTGCGCGCCAGTGATGTCCCCAACTTGCAGCGGGAGAACATCGTGAGTATTCGCTATGCCGTGCTGCTGCGGTCGGAAGATGCCATGGGCGCCGCCATGCGCGGCACCACTGCCAGTGATCGCCGCTATGCCGTGCTCGACGCACCCATGCATGGCCCCTTTGATGACCAACGTTTGCGCGAGGTCTTTCAGTCCACTGTAGAACTTCGGAACCGTACCCAATGATTGCTTTGCGCCCCCTTCAGTTGCGTCAACAACAAGGTGTTGCTCTGGTCATCGGGCTCATCATGTTGCTGGTGCTCACCTTGATTTCCCTGTCCGCCCTCAAGATGACCACCCAGCAGCAGCAAATCAGTACCAATGCTGAGTATGCAGCGCTTACCTTCGCGGCCGCCGAAAGTGCTATTCGGTCGACCTATAACGAAGTTTTGGGGCGGTCGGCCCGGCCTGATGATGCGCCTGGTCCTTTGCTGGCAACCACCATGCGGGCCTCTGAAGTCGAAGACCCAACCTGGCCTACACGGGGAGTGGGCGAGATTGAAGGTTTGGATGTGCGCAGCACTATTCGCTACTTAGGCCAAGGTCGCGGTGACGGCCAAACCATCAACATCGGGAGCGGCGGCTTGATATTCCATTATTTCGTCATCGAGGGGCGTGCAGCACTGAATCCTGAAGACTCGCTCTCCGCAGCATTTCACCGCCAGGGTATCCGTCAGGCTGCGCCGCAGTAACAGCTGGAGTTCATAGTATGTATCAGCATTTTTCTCAGTCGATTACGCGCCTGACAGCCCTTGCGCTTTGTGCATGCACTCTCAGCCTGCAAGCCGATGACACGGAGGTGTTTTTTCCTCAGGTCGACAATCTCACCACCGAAACAGCCCGACCTAACATCCTGTTCATCATGGATACCTCGGGCTCCATGGGCAGCACCGACGGTACCGGCGAGACTCGCCTAGAGCGCGTCAAAGAAGCCCTGAATTTGGTTCTGGACGAAATCAACCAAAATGCGAATGTGGGGTTGATGCGCTTGTCGGATGATGAGGGCGGGCCGGTGCTGTTTCCCGTTGCGCCCATTGACTCCAACGCCGAGGCCATCGAAGCCAGCTGCGCTTTGGAGGGTGTAGACGGCAACATTCTCTACACCACAAATCTGGCGACCAATAACCTGCAGGATGTGCGGCTCAATGTTTTAAACCTGCTCGGCACTTTTACATCGCAAGCCAATGTCGAGACTCTCAGCATGGGCCGTGGGCAAGGCGTGCTTAGTCTAGTGGGGCTGGGGGATGACGACTTAGCAAACATGACGGTTGCCTTGCGCTTTCCCAATATCGCCATTCCTCAAGGGGCAACCATTGAAAATGCCGTATTGGAGCTGATGCCAGGAGCCATCAATGCGGGTACCGCAACCTTTAGCATCCAAGCTGAGGATGCGGGCGATTCTGCGGTCCTCACTTCAGGGACCAATATTTTGTCGCGTGACCTCACCACGGAGGAGGTGATTTGGCCTGCAGACGAAGTCGGTGATTGGTTAGACCCGTTTACCGAAATATTAGGTGTCACCGGCGGTGGAACATCGCAGACGACGCCAGACCTTGCGCCGGTTATTCAAGAGGTGGTCAGTCGTTCTGATTGGTGCGGCAGCAATGCATTGACCTTGGTCTTACGGCCGCGCGGCGACACATCCAGTGTGCGGCAATTTTTGGCTGGCCTCACCAATTCCGATGTCGCGCCTACCTTGAGGATTGGCTAC
This genomic interval from Oceanococcus sp. HetDA_MAG_MS8 contains the following:
- a CDS encoding FAD-binding oxidoreductase produces the protein MTQALAADLIVIGGGVLGLSVAWRAQQRGLRVCVVDASMGAPSATPSSAGVLWPLEPLAADSPFRRWVQQSLALYPAFLSSLTQAPQADCGFVRPGLLRFDAQPDALELGEEWAAPSWPGQIAPVEGAWVAHAARIDPPKLLSCLRRNLREAGVNILPERALELRDEGEVLTASSRLRAAHVVMATGAWPMRNAGDLSPVAGQMQHLRPQTPYQGPMLVDGDAYLVPLPSGDVLLGATLEQRGYAAKVTEVAKDWLQQRLSSFAEHLGPSHVQWQWLGLRPCYAQGQRPLIGQLEPGSRLAWASGAYRLGMTIAPAVAEQVSAWAASEPAALPLIEE
- a CDS encoding bifunctional riboflavin kinase/FAD synthetase, which gives rise to MRVFAGWRRLREDIQPTALTLGNFDGVHRGHQQLIQRVSVLAAQRNLRSTVVTFEPLPREYFGPRQAPPRLYSLAQKLQALRDVGAEQVVVLPFDARLAATDADSFVQRLICADLKARALVIGDDWRFGKGRRGDFALLSRYAETGAFALERAPTFSLEGDRVSSTRIRSVLAQGDALLAHRLLGRPYAVRGRVVRGAQLGTQLGTPTANVVTRFEVPLRWGVYCAWLNGTPAIANFGCRPTVDGAAPLLEVHLLRDGRDLYNSRVEVTFGAYLRAEQSFSGLDALKAQIHQDVEQARHWHQTHSAES
- the lspA gene encoding signal peptidase II translates to MWSRRVTGIKPTQLNPDRVRSLSNVYGLWLSLVILIVDQVTKQWVHLGVDWYERIPVLPFLNITHLRNTGAAFSSFANLPPWFFVSLAVAVSLGMMVWLRRNAFGQRLVALAFCLIIGGALGNVIDRVRHGYVVDFIDFYIGDWHFAAFNVADMAISVGAFFLVVDMLLEWRRGSQGSRV
- the rpsT gene encoding 30S ribosomal protein S20, with amino-acid sequence MANSPQAKKRARQAEDRRQRNSAQRSRYRTLIKTVRAALNSGDKAAAQDAFAKCEPVLDRYASRGLVHKNFASRTKSRLRAAIKALG
- a CDS encoding PilW family protein, whose product is MRESTQQGLTLTELLIAMALGSVLVLGVVQVFMSGKASYTVQESLARLQDNGRYADFFLERTLRQAGRPQERVPTNNFQPVDFRPDGSGEPATRDGGANGNGPDVVTVMYRSNTNCLGNNTNYGAQSMVDAEGALYARDQFFLDDENPPNLRCVGLGANGLPTPGNNQPVVEGVEDFQLLYGVDVDGDGQPNQYLRASDVPNLQRENIVSIRYAVLLRSEDAMGAAMRGTTASDRRYAVLDAPMHGPFDDQRLREVFQSTVELRNRTQ
- the murJ gene encoding murein biosynthesis integral membrane protein MurJ, producing the protein MRQSLLRSTVVVSAATLLSRILGFVRDVMLAVWFGAGPAMDAFLVAFKIPNFLRRLFAEGAFSQAFVPVLAQTRQEEGTEGVRSLVARSLGLLATVLAVLSIFAVAAAPWVIAVFAPGFAAEDGRAELAAELLRLTFPYLLFISLVALASAVLQTWERFAWPALAPVALNICLIGFGAWGVYAWERPIMALAWGVFSAGAAQLILVALPLHRMGLLAWPQWRPRDAKVRRILRLMAPIVFASSVAQLALLLDSILASILAVGSVSWLYYADRLMELPLGVFAIAISTVLLPGLARAHAQQNHALAARHLAWAVQWSALIVVPAAIALAVLAEVLVVGLFAYGEFSAVDAHMTSAALRAYALGLLGFSGVKVLFPAYSSRQDTRTPVRIGIIALSVGMLFNVVAVLWALRNQWEHAHVLLALGTSVAACLNATMLWRKLPAGLKASVHGAMIWRPLVAGAGMGVLLWASLPGSEFWWQTGLWTRVLWLSGLILVGLLSYAMLSLLLGLRLHHLRSREAL
- the pilV gene encoding type IV pilus modification protein PilV produces the protein MSRVNNPMASPQSNVVYSQQRGVSLIEVLVALVVLSVGFVGYAGLQMIGVRTASDALLRTQAIGLAENMVERMHANRSAINDVEVNGGNSLYAGIRSANINCAAPPLNCDRMGDGTAASMCNVPELVAWDAFTVYCGFPAANGETMGGIQDTLPDGALAVDCIGAGGACLPGSAHQVTVSWEELESDGDANADQDGDGDKLMQTRQVQLQVVP
- a CDS encoding GspH/FimT family pseudopilin translates to MITASRSAHQGLTLIELLVVMAMVAITTTVAVPSFQNFIQNNRLVTVANELVSSLTLARSMAISQRAPSIVCRSANATAQAPACGGDGRWEDGWIVFSDLNGDNAFNAANEPLWQQRGAAPALVEIGAGANLDPMVRFAPIGTAPGFNGTFSVCDDRKGEARHANRMREIVVSIVGRVRVVDGDGGTACPE
- the ispH gene encoding 4-hydroxy-3-methylbut-2-enyl diphosphate reductase, which encodes MKILLANPRGFCAGVDRAIEIVERALDRLPPPVYVRHEVVHNRFVVDGLKAKGAIFVEEVADIPAGAICIFSAHGVSQAVREQARERGCTVIDATCPLVTKVHVEVVRYAREGRDVVLIGHAGHPEVEGTMGQFDNSFGGRIHLVESPEDVAKLQPQRPEHMAYVTQTTLSMDDTAVVIEALRQHFPQIKGPRKDDICYATQNRQDAVRELASHCDLVLVVGSKNSSNSNRLSELARNCGTQAYLIDGADDIDPSWLENVDKVGVTAGASAPEILVQRVIDRLRSLGGETVQEREGVEETITFALPSLLRDPA
- the proB gene encoding glutamate 5-kinase — its product is MNELWVIKLGSSLITQHGRCLDRDWIAQMAAQISQLHSRGIGAVVVSSGAVAAGLQALQMDGRPEELEELQGAAAVGQPLVMQAWSQALRDNGLRVAQILLSHDDARLRERYLNLRAMVRRLVEYGVIPIINENDSVCTDEIKFGDNDRLAAMVADLAGAQRLVLATDQWGLLTADPRKDPAARRITRADAGDARLDAMAGDGGKLGQGGMRTKLDAARRSARSGVNTWIVHGRQPNLLPGLVDGVVPGTELLAPTGDGVWNARRRWLGTALHVEGDVIIDAGAAKVLSTGEASLLPVGVVDVRGEFLSGDLVRCLDPEGHEVARGLINYAAADMLRLCGAKGHEIEARLGREGDAEVIHRDNLLISGGDLG